The following coding sequences are from one Prosthecobacter vanneervenii window:
- a CDS encoding tyrosine-type recombinase/integrase, producing the protein MEDKLAAEFLEFLEVERRSSVRTQANYELALRQLREWRTPFKGWSELTADDFRAFLFDLMKQERGRATIRLQFAALRSFFKWLTRRRGWKNNPLLEVQLPKREKKLPVTLTVAQVEAMLTLPLTMEKSKRDAVWAPERDAAILELFYSTGMRLSELVALNVADIDTYTETVRVFGKGSKERICPVGLKALEAVQRYRLKAGVHDGALFLSKLRRRISGQAVDDVISKYWRASGLPVHLTPHKLRHSFATHLLNNGADLRSVQELLGHASLSTTQIYTHVSTQRMKEVYEAAHPRA; encoded by the coding sequence ATGGAGGACAAGCTGGCCGCCGAATTTCTGGAGTTCCTGGAGGTGGAGCGCCGCTCCTCGGTGCGTACGCAGGCCAATTACGAGCTGGCCCTGCGTCAGCTCCGCGAGTGGCGCACGCCCTTCAAAGGCTGGAGCGAGCTGACGGCGGATGACTTCCGCGCCTTTCTCTTTGACCTGATGAAGCAGGAGCGCGGGCGCGCCACTATCCGCCTCCAGTTTGCGGCGCTGCGCAGCTTCTTCAAATGGCTGACCCGCCGCCGCGGCTGGAAGAACAATCCGCTGCTGGAGGTGCAGCTGCCCAAGCGCGAGAAGAAGCTGCCTGTGACGCTGACCGTGGCGCAGGTGGAGGCCATGCTTACGCTGCCGCTGACAATGGAGAAGTCCAAGCGGGACGCTGTTTGGGCCCCGGAAAGGGACGCAGCCATCCTGGAGCTTTTTTACAGCACTGGCATGCGCCTGAGCGAGCTGGTGGCGCTGAACGTGGCGGACATCGACACCTACACGGAGACCGTGCGCGTCTTTGGCAAAGGCAGCAAGGAGCGCATCTGTCCGGTGGGCCTCAAGGCGCTGGAGGCAGTGCAGCGCTACCGCCTCAAGGCCGGGGTGCACGACGGCGCGCTCTTTCTCAGCAAGCTGCGCCGCCGCATTTCCGGCCAGGCGGTGGATGACGTGATCTCCAAATACTGGCGTGCCTCCGGCCTGCCGGTGCACCTGACCCCTCACAAGCTGCGCCACAGCTTTGCCACGCATCTGCTCAACAACGGCGCCGACCTGCGCAGCGTGCAGGAGCTGCTGGGCCACGCCAGCCTCTCCACCACACAGATCTACACCCACGTCTCCACCCAGCGGATGAAGGAGGTCTATGAGGCAGCGCATCCGCGCGCGTAG
- a CDS encoding FMN-binding protein, with protein sequence MPTTLRWKSTALRLWRVGLLALAVVAIRRAQPPAAVELTVERVRDFFPAAATLVSQGGIQAVKDESGITIGHVMQTSPEGDDIIGYSGPTNTLIALDARGKVLGLRILSSGDTTDHVAEVVRERAFFKQFTGKKAAELASLQPEAVTGATLTSSAIAEGVLRRMGKSATTSLRFPDGITLEEVQKLEPKAAQLRESKAHPGSQEVLDDKGAVIALAVRTAPASDGTVGYKGPSDTFMLMDASGGTLRGIALRRSYDTEQYVGYVTGDPAFLKTFDGMTTEKIAHIDFNAAGVEGVSGATQTSYGIAEGVRVRAESLQKENEARHGWWQQMAARWRWQDTGHVAILLAAFVMAFTPLRGSAWCRHLHHALLVVYGGFIAGEMLSQGLLAGWSAHGTPWRTAQGLVLLAAVALLGPVFTSKQLYCHHICPHGALQQLLVRQLRWQWSPSKKVDALLSKIPFVLLALVFFSAAFALPVNLNALEPFDAYVFRVAGWASIGIAIGGLVFSLFTPLAYCRYGCPTGAVFKLLRFTGDGDRFGTRDWLAALCVALVLLLAPG encoded by the coding sequence ATGCCCACCACACTCCGCTGGAAATCCACCGCCCTGCGCCTCTGGCGCGTGGGGCTGCTGGCGCTGGCGGTGGTGGCCATCCGACGCGCGCAGCCGCCAGCAGCGGTGGAGCTGACGGTGGAGCGGGTGCGGGATTTCTTCCCTGCGGCGGCGACCTTGGTCTCTCAAGGCGGCATACAGGCAGTGAAGGATGAGTCGGGCATCACGATCGGACACGTGATGCAGACCTCTCCGGAGGGGGATGACATCATCGGCTACTCGGGACCGACCAACACATTGATCGCTCTGGATGCACGCGGCAAAGTGCTGGGACTGCGCATTCTGAGCAGCGGAGACACGACGGACCATGTGGCGGAGGTGGTGAGGGAGCGCGCTTTTTTCAAGCAGTTCACCGGGAAGAAGGCGGCAGAGCTGGCCAGCCTGCAGCCGGAGGCCGTGACGGGAGCAACGCTAACGAGCAGCGCCATCGCTGAAGGCGTGCTGAGGCGGATGGGCAAGAGCGCCACGACGTCGCTGCGGTTTCCTGATGGGATCACGCTGGAGGAGGTGCAGAAACTGGAGCCAAAAGCGGCGCAGCTGCGTGAATCGAAGGCACATCCAGGCTCTCAGGAGGTGCTGGATGATAAGGGCGCGGTGATCGCGCTGGCGGTGCGCACCGCGCCGGCCTCCGACGGCACGGTGGGCTACAAGGGGCCGAGCGACACCTTTATGCTGATGGACGCGAGCGGCGGCACGCTGCGCGGGATCGCCCTGCGGCGCAGCTATGACACGGAGCAGTATGTGGGCTACGTGACGGGCGATCCGGCTTTTTTGAAAACCTTTGATGGCATGACGACGGAGAAGATCGCGCATATCGACTTCAATGCCGCCGGCGTGGAGGGGGTGTCTGGCGCGACGCAGACGAGCTATGGCATCGCGGAAGGGGTGCGCGTGCGTGCGGAGAGCCTGCAGAAGGAAAACGAGGCACGGCACGGCTGGTGGCAGCAGATGGCCGCGCGCTGGCGCTGGCAGGATACGGGACATGTGGCCATCTTGCTGGCGGCGTTTGTGATGGCCTTCACGCCGCTGCGGGGTAGTGCTTGGTGCCGCCACCTGCATCATGCGCTGCTGGTGGTGTATGGAGGATTCATCGCAGGAGAGATGCTTTCTCAGGGATTGCTGGCCGGATGGTCGGCCCATGGCACGCCGTGGCGCACGGCGCAGGGGCTGGTGCTGCTCGCAGCCGTGGCGCTGCTGGGGCCGGTCTTTACCAGCAAACAACTCTACTGCCACCACATCTGCCCGCACGGTGCGCTGCAGCAGCTGCTGGTGCGGCAGCTGAGATGGCAGTGGTCGCCGTCAAAGAAGGTCGATGCGTTGCTTTCCAAAATTCCCTTCGTGCTGCTGGCGCTGGTCTTCTTCAGTGCCGCGTTTGCGCTGCCGGTGAATCTGAATGCACTGGAGCCCTTTGACGCGTACGTCTTTCGTGTGGCGGGGTGGGCCAGCATCGGCATCGCCATCGGGGGGCTGGTATTTTCTCTCTTCACGCCACTGGCCTACTGCCGCTACGGCTGCCCCACGGGGGCCGTGTTCAAGCTGCTCCGCTTTACGGGCGATGGCGACCGCTTCGGCACGAGAGATTGGCTCGCCGCATTATGTGTGGCGCTCGTTCTTCTCTTGGCTCCGGGCTGA
- a CDS encoding DUF434 domain-containing protein, translating to MSGVERHRGRHPADEELFAAEAAPVLRVAVEELSWLMSRGYARNSAVKLVGDRHELRERQRLAAGRAACADAAREGRAQRQLLAEALRGRGVMVDGFNLLVSLEAALSGGVLLRCRDGCVRDMSSVHGSYHAVAETDAAVVLAGSRLAELGAASVHWLLDKPVSNSGRLAARLRELAEQHGWPWTVDTVFNPDAELIAARDVVVVSSDAVVIDGAPCWYNLAADLILGGRCGQPWVVDLGEVH from the coding sequence ATGAGCGGCGTGGAAAGACATCGTGGCAGGCATCCGGCGGATGAGGAGCTGTTTGCTGCGGAGGCGGCACCGGTACTGCGGGTGGCAGTGGAGGAGCTTTCGTGGCTGATGAGCCGAGGCTATGCCCGGAACTCGGCGGTGAAGCTGGTGGGAGACCGCCATGAGTTGCGGGAGCGCCAGCGCCTGGCCGCAGGCCGTGCCGCCTGCGCGGATGCAGCGCGTGAAGGGCGGGCGCAGCGGCAGTTGCTGGCGGAGGCGCTTCGCGGGCGAGGGGTGATGGTGGACGGATTCAATCTGCTGGTGAGCCTGGAGGCAGCCCTGAGCGGGGGCGTGCTGCTGCGCTGCCGGGACGGTTGTGTGCGTGACATGTCCAGCGTGCACGGCTCCTACCATGCGGTGGCGGAGACGGATGCGGCGGTGGTGCTGGCGGGCAGCCGCCTGGCGGAGCTGGGAGCGGCGTCTGTGCACTGGCTGCTGGACAAGCCAGTGTCCAACAGCGGGCGTCTGGCCGCGCGCCTGCGTGAACTCGCGGAGCAGCATGGCTGGCCCTGGACGGTGGATACCGTGTTCAACCCGGATGCAGAGCTGATCGCCGCCCGCGACGTGGTGGTGGTAAGCTCTGACGCGGTGGTGATCGATGGCGCCCCGTGCTGGTATAATCTGGCAGCGGACCTGATTTTGGGAGGGCGCTGCGGGCAGCCATGGGTGGTGGATCTGGGGGAAGTGCACTGA
- a CDS encoding HAMP domain-containing sensor histidine kinase, with product MPSTWRLGLLLTVLMACSTALCITVAGWAMRQNLSSIARAVVLDDLGEYAVLYNRNGLKELREVFEAGKHEESQAVRITNAKGETIFEQTPEAVAGYNWPKRPPKKMKPSETWLMTIAHPGRQQQLLVGCQVMEDGNALWFGRTDAEDLAYVEHIRRHLWLAGLASTVFMLLPLWWFVRHVMKPVQEMMHSTQKLAQGLTTTRLEAPGAVPELKAFAAAYNAGLDRIDALTEELQSANDHLAHELRTPLARIRGNLETFHDHIETPAAREAAARGLEEIDRAADLVQTILTTRAGEHKALKLHLEIVDLKELLTDLHDLYKAAAEERGLTFTLEAPTTCWVLLDRQRINQAVANLLDNAFAYTPRGGMVNLALNMRAEQARISVTDTGPGLTPGDLTKIWRRHMRGSASSASTPGMGLGLSLVQALMHAHNGSSGCTNRDEGGAEFWVELPVGDPLVSANVV from the coding sequence ATGCCGTCCACCTGGCGGCTCGGCCTGCTGCTGACAGTCCTCATGGCCTGCAGCACCGCCCTGTGCATCACCGTGGCCGGCTGGGCCATGCGGCAAAATCTCAGCAGCATCGCCCGCGCTGTGGTGCTCGATGACCTGGGTGAGTACGCCGTGCTCTACAACCGCAACGGCCTCAAGGAGCTCAGGGAGGTTTTTGAGGCCGGAAAACATGAGGAGAGCCAGGCTGTCCGTATCACCAATGCCAAGGGCGAAACGATTTTCGAGCAGACGCCGGAGGCCGTCGCGGGTTACAACTGGCCCAAACGCCCGCCCAAGAAGATGAAGCCTTCGGAGACCTGGCTCATGACGATCGCACACCCCGGCAGGCAGCAGCAGCTTCTCGTCGGCTGTCAGGTTATGGAAGATGGGAATGCCCTCTGGTTTGGCCGCACCGATGCCGAAGACCTGGCCTACGTCGAGCACATCCGCCGGCATCTCTGGCTCGCGGGCCTGGCCTCCACCGTTTTCATGCTGCTGCCCCTGTGGTGGTTTGTGCGGCATGTGATGAAGCCCGTGCAGGAGATGATGCACAGCACGCAGAAGCTGGCCCAAGGACTGACCACCACAAGACTCGAAGCGCCTGGAGCAGTGCCGGAGCTGAAGGCCTTTGCCGCCGCCTACAACGCCGGCCTGGACCGGATCGATGCCCTGACCGAAGAACTGCAGAGCGCCAATGACCATCTGGCGCATGAGCTGCGCACGCCTCTGGCACGCATCCGCGGCAATCTGGAAACTTTTCATGACCATATCGAGACCCCCGCCGCACGTGAGGCTGCCGCACGCGGGCTGGAGGAGATCGACCGCGCGGCGGACCTGGTGCAGACCATCCTCACTACGCGGGCAGGAGAGCACAAGGCGCTGAAGCTGCATCTTGAGATCGTCGATCTCAAAGAGCTGCTCACCGATCTGCACGATCTCTACAAGGCCGCAGCGGAGGAGCGCGGCCTCACCTTCACTCTGGAGGCCCCCACCACCTGCTGGGTGCTGCTGGACCGCCAGCGCATCAACCAGGCAGTTGCCAATCTGCTGGACAACGCCTTTGCCTACACGCCGCGAGGAGGAATGGTGAATCTGGCTCTGAACATGCGTGCAGAACAGGCACGCATCTCAGTCACGGACACAGGTCCGGGGCTCACGCCAGGAGACCTGACCAAAATCTGGCGGCGGCATATGCGCGGCTCTGCATCCAGCGCCAGCACGCCCGGCATGGGACTGGGTCTCAGCCTGGTGCAGGCGCTGATGCATGCACACAATGGCAGCTCCGGCTGCACCAACCGCGACGAAGGCGGCGCGGAATTTTGGGTCGAGCTGCCGGTGGGAGACCCGCTCGTTTCCGCTAATGTGGTTTGA
- a CDS encoding response regulator transcription factor gives MLRTTMHILLVEDDVELARQMALWLQEAGYTCTHRASGAAALPLLAQEPFDAVVLDVGLPDMDGFAVVEQIRARGFSIPVVFVTARGDVTDRVRGYKSGGDQYVTKPFAVEELLACLEAAIRRQNGVQQPPAAGTRRLGRWTLDPIKRRLHDGTETVELQPREWTLLEVLLAHEQRTLSKKFLLEKVWDIQFDPGTNVVDAMICRLRRKIDTPGRPSHLQTVRGKGYVFTSAT, from the coding sequence ATGCTGCGCACCACCATGCATATTTTGCTTGTTGAAGATGATGTCGAGCTCGCACGCCAGATGGCGCTCTGGCTACAGGAGGCGGGCTATACGTGCACCCACCGCGCGAGTGGTGCGGCGGCGCTGCCGCTGCTGGCGCAGGAGCCTTTTGATGCCGTAGTGCTGGACGTGGGCCTGCCGGACATGGACGGCTTCGCTGTGGTGGAGCAGATCCGTGCGCGCGGATTCAGCATTCCCGTGGTTTTCGTCACAGCGCGTGGGGATGTGACTGACCGAGTGCGCGGCTACAAATCCGGAGGCGACCAGTATGTGACCAAGCCCTTTGCGGTGGAGGAGCTGCTGGCCTGCCTGGAGGCGGCCATCCGGCGTCAAAACGGAGTGCAGCAGCCACCCGCGGCGGGCACACGCCGTTTGGGCAGATGGACTCTGGACCCGATCAAACGCCGGCTGCATGACGGTACGGAAACCGTGGAACTGCAGCCGCGCGAGTGGACGCTGCTGGAGGTGCTGCTGGCCCATGAACAGCGCACTCTGAGCAAAAAATTCCTGCTCGAGAAAGTCTGGGACATCCAGTTTGACCCGGGCACCAATGTCGTGGATGCGATGATCTGCCGCCTGCGCCGAAAGATTGACACTCCGGGCAGGCCCTCCCACCTGCAAACCGTCCGAGGCAAAGGTTATGTTTTCACGTCTGCTACCTGA
- a CDS encoding multiheme c-type cytochrome — MNRHRFGRMFLAGLLMQPVMLPAGNGQWTVVAWNNLGMHCMDDDYSVFSILPPFNTINAQVMDAAGHLITDPTAAGISVTYESLASPDGSINTTSSGKTNFYDYAAMLFGAGLGADQGLAGKSMPGPANTPQVMSWTAGMNWFEAAGIPLTPTDDAGRHNPYPLLRISVRNSLGSVLASADIVAPVSDEMDCRACHKSGSGPAAMPAAGWVNDASDKRDFRLNILRLHDEKSAADPLYAPALAAMGYAPEGLYHSVVNSHKQVLCATCHASEALGTGGYAGVKPLTASMHGRHASVTNPTNGQLMDSALSRNACYLCHPGSQTRCLRGAMGGAVNATDGSLVMQCQSCHGSMSTVGSTARTGWLDEPNCQACHSGDAQTNEGSIRFTSVFSAPGVMRVPSNQRFATNADTPMAGKSLFRFSKGHGGLVCSACHGSTHAEYPSLHRDDNLYSWNKQGHRGKLADCTVCHPSMPSNSVGGPHGIHPIGSQTWVKDHADIARAISPNYAACRECHGTDLRGTPLSRAQADRALTTKFGLLTLKRGMEVSCYYCHDGPGSSNASTHVGPSVANARLAVPLNTPSSVTLTASGTSPQLRVIQQPFHGTVGISGTVATYFPDTGYQGPDAFTYIASDSGSFVDSQPATVSIVVGTRDYQRDADGDGLSDWLEYALGLDPAMRSERLPQHQIENVGGTTYLTLRVFRSPMRPAEMSTVVKVSGDLKNWTPGTILNDTATELKVRDTISTGASSSRFLRIEATGPGTP, encoded by the coding sequence ATGAACCGTCATCGTTTTGGGCGCATGTTTCTGGCAGGCCTGCTTATGCAGCCCGTGATGCTTCCTGCAGGAAACGGCCAGTGGACAGTGGTGGCCTGGAACAACCTTGGCATGCACTGCATGGACGATGACTACAGCGTCTTTTCCATTCTGCCTCCATTTAACACGATCAACGCGCAGGTCATGGATGCGGCGGGGCATCTGATCACGGATCCGACAGCCGCAGGCATAAGTGTGACGTACGAGTCCCTGGCAAGCCCGGACGGATCCATCAACACGACTTCCTCCGGCAAGACAAACTTCTACGACTATGCAGCGATGTTGTTTGGTGCTGGTTTGGGCGCAGATCAGGGACTGGCAGGAAAATCAATGCCAGGCCCGGCAAACACACCGCAGGTGATGTCTTGGACGGCAGGCATGAATTGGTTTGAAGCGGCGGGCATTCCGCTGACACCGACGGACGATGCGGGCCGGCACAATCCATATCCGCTGCTACGCATTTCGGTGAGGAACTCTCTTGGCAGCGTGCTGGCCAGCGCAGACATCGTGGCGCCGGTGTCAGATGAAATGGACTGCCGTGCCTGCCACAAGTCCGGCTCCGGACCTGCGGCGATGCCTGCTGCCGGCTGGGTGAACGATGCCAGTGACAAGCGCGACTTCCGCCTGAACATCCTGCGTTTGCACGATGAAAAGAGCGCCGCCGATCCGCTATACGCGCCAGCGCTGGCGGCGATGGGCTATGCACCAGAAGGCCTGTACCATAGCGTCGTGAACAGCCACAAACAGGTGCTGTGCGCCACATGCCATGCCTCCGAGGCGCTCGGTACCGGCGGTTATGCAGGCGTCAAACCACTCACTGCGTCCATGCACGGCAGGCATGCCAGCGTGACAAACCCCACCAATGGCCAGCTCATGGACTCCGCACTCAGCCGGAATGCCTGCTATCTCTGCCATCCGGGCTCTCAAACACGCTGCCTGCGCGGTGCGATGGGAGGCGCGGTGAACGCCACGGACGGATCTCTGGTGATGCAATGCCAGAGCTGCCACGGCAGCATGAGCACCGTCGGCAGCACCGCCCGCACCGGCTGGCTGGACGAGCCAAACTGCCAGGCCTGCCACAGCGGAGATGCGCAGACGAATGAAGGATCGATTCGCTTTACCAGCGTCTTCAGCGCCCCAGGGGTGATGCGTGTGCCATCCAACCAGCGCTTTGCCACAAACGCGGACACACCCATGGCGGGCAAGTCGCTGTTCCGCTTTTCAAAAGGGCATGGCGGCTTGGTTTGCAGCGCCTGCCATGGCAGCACGCATGCGGAATACCCTTCCCTGCATCGGGATGACAATCTCTACTCCTGGAACAAGCAGGGGCACCGCGGCAAGCTGGCGGACTGCACCGTCTGCCATCCCTCCATGCCCTCCAACAGCGTTGGCGGCCCTCATGGCATCCACCCCATCGGGAGCCAGACTTGGGTCAAGGATCATGCGGACATCGCCCGCGCCATCAGTCCCAATTATGCCGCCTGTCGTGAATGCCACGGCACGGACTTGCGCGGCACTCCCCTGTCGCGTGCGCAGGCGGATCGTGCTCTGACAACGAAGTTTGGCCTGCTCACACTCAAACGCGGCATGGAGGTGAGCTGCTACTACTGCCACGACGGCCCTGGCAGCAGCAACGCCAGCACTCACGTCGGTCCCAGCGTGGCCAATGCCCGGCTGGCGGTGCCATTGAACACACCTTCGAGCGTCACGCTCACCGCCAGCGGTACCAGCCCACAGCTGCGCGTCATCCAGCAGCCCTTTCACGGCACCGTCGGCATCTCGGGCACAGTGGCGACCTACTTTCCTGATACCGGGTACCAGGGACCGGACGCCTTCACCTACATTGCCAGTGATTCTGGCAGCTTTGTGGACTCGCAGCCCGCGACGGTATCCATTGTCGTCGGGACCAGAGATTATCAGCGTGATGCTGACGGCGACGGCTTGAGCGACTGGCTGGAATACGCACTCGGGCTCGATCCTGCAATGCGAAGTGAGCGTCTGCCTCAGCACCAGATCGAAAATGTGGGTGGCACAACTTACCTCACTCTACGCGTCTTCCGCAGCCCGATGCGCCCGGCGGAGATGAGCACCGTGGTCAAAGTCTCCGGTGATCTGAAAAACTGGACGCCCGGCACCATCCTAAACGACACCGCCACGGAGCTCAAGGTGCGCGACACCATCAGTACAGGAGCCTCCTCCTCACGTTTTCTGCGGATCGAAGCCACCGGGCCTGGCACACCGTGA
- a CDS encoding RNA polymerase sigma factor, whose protein sequence is MTTTILHPAQDEYDRLFAQALQGDTVSAERLYARCVPSLAGWLAQRFGQHMAHEAAHEAMAEAFRQGDQFQPRGSFCGWLWSIGWHRALKTLRTETRRKAREEIYSLCERSTHAVELHDRHLRLVSLLARLPSSQRELLVLHYVQGKSSRDIAALHGRTRSAVAVNLHRLCRRLRAQLLAPTANIQASAAATH, encoded by the coding sequence ATGACAACCACTATCCTTCATCCAGCCCAGGACGAGTACGACCGCCTCTTTGCACAAGCTCTGCAAGGAGATACCGTGTCGGCTGAGCGGCTTTATGCCCGCTGCGTGCCTTCACTGGCAGGGTGGCTGGCGCAGCGTTTTGGCCAGCACATGGCGCATGAGGCAGCGCATGAGGCCATGGCGGAGGCTTTCCGTCAGGGAGATCAGTTTCAGCCGCGGGGTTCATTTTGCGGCTGGCTGTGGAGCATCGGCTGGCATCGCGCACTCAAAACTCTGCGTACTGAAACCCGGCGTAAGGCCAGGGAAGAGATCTACTCTCTGTGCGAGAGATCAACACACGCCGTTGAGTTGCATGATCGTCATCTCAGGCTGGTCTCCCTTCTCGCCAGGCTGCCATCCTCCCAGCGGGAACTTCTGGTGCTGCACTATGTGCAGGGAAAATCCAGCCGGGACATCGCCGCGCTGCATGGGCGCACACGCAGCGCTGTGGCGGTGAATTTGCATCGTCTCTGCCGCAGGCTGAGGGCGCAGCTCCTCGCACCAACGGCCAACATCCAAGCCTCTGCAGCAGCAACCCACTGA